Proteins from one Balaenoptera musculus isolate JJ_BM4_2016_0621 chromosome 7, mBalMus1.pri.v3, whole genome shotgun sequence genomic window:
- the DHRS9 gene encoding dehydrogenase/reductase SDR family member 9 produces the protein MLFWVLALLTLCGFLWNYKGQLKITDITDKYIFITGCDTGFGNLAARTFDKKGFRVIAACLTESGSTALKEETSERLHTVLLDVTDPESVKRTAQWVKNQAGKKGLWGLINNAGVLGVLAPTDWLTVEDYREPIEVNLFGLISVTLNMLPLVKKARGRVINVSSIGGRIAFSGGGYAPSKYAVEAFNDSLRRDMKAFDVHVACIEPGLFKTDLSDPVKTTERRLTIWKHLSPDIKQQYGEGYIEKSLDKLKGTTSFVNMDLSLVVECMDHALTSLFPKTHYAAGKDAKTFWIPLSHMPAVLQDFLLLKQKVELADPKAV, from the exons ATGCTCTTTTGGGTGTTAGCCCTCCTGACCCTTTGTGGTTTTCTATGGAATTATAAAGGACAGCTAAAGATCACAGACATCACTGATAAGTACATTTTCATCACTGGGTGTGACACTGGCTTTGGAAACTTGGCAGCCAGAACTTTTGATAAAAAAGGATTTCGTGTAATTGCTGCCTGTCTGACCGAATCAGGATCAACAGCTTTAAAGGAAGAAACCTCAGAGAGGCTTCATACTGTGCTTCTGGATGTAACTGACCCAGAAAGTGTCAAGAGGACAGCCCAGTGGGTGAAAAACCAAGCGGGGAAGAAAG GCCTCTGGGGTCTGATCAACAATGCTGGCGTTCTCGGCGTGCTGGCGCCCACCGACTGGCTGACAGTGGAGGACTACAGAGAACCTATTGAAGTGAACCTGTTTGGACTCATCAGTGTCACGTTAAACATGCTTCCCTTGGTCAAAAAAGCTCGAGGGAGGGTTATCAACGTCTCCAGCATTGGGGGTCGGATTGCATTCAGTGGAGGGGGCTATGCTCCATCCAAATATGCAGTAGAAGCCTTCAATGACAGCTTAAG GCGGGACATGAAAGCTTTTGATGTGCACGTCGCATGCATTGAACCAGGATTGTTCAAAACAGATTTGTCAGATCCAGTAAAGACCACCGAAAGAAGACTCACCATTTGGAAGCATCTGTCTCCAGACATCAAACAACAATACGGAGAAGGCTACATCGAAAAAA GTCTAGACAAGCTGAAAGGCACTACATCCTTTGTGAACATGGACCTTTCCCTGGTGGTGGAATGCATGGACCACGCTCTCACAAGTCTCTTCCCTAAAACCCATTATGCTGCGGGAAAAGATGCCAAAACTTTCTGGATTCCTCTGTCTCACATGCCAGCAGTTTTGCAAGACTTTTTATTGTTGAAACAGAAAGTAGAGCTGGCTGATCCCAAGGCAGTGTGA